A single window of Leishmania panamensis strain MHOM/PA/94/PSC-1 chromosome 35 sequence DNA harbors:
- a CDS encoding protein phosphatase 2C-like protein (TriTrypDB/GeneDB-style sysID: LpmP.35.0530) has translation MGDMLTKPETQKFSTVFETSHLRVGCCSMQGWRKSMEDAHVAQLNLNGNKDQAFFGVFDGHQSDEASRYCRAHMLDELLKNIAIYKDDIAKAFEVSFKEADSQICKKFVSSGTTANCVYLAKQRIVCANAGDSRAVLYRGGKAVPLSVDHKPSVPAEEARIIAAGCHVENGRVNMALAVSRALGDVDFKCCTGKSWTDQAVTACPDITVTPSRSDDEFIVIGCDGIWDVLSNEECCNLVKTLIQNKDVDKNGHPVAVDISLVCEQVLDRCLAQSNSVKAGTDNMTIIVVEFKPPFFKS, from the coding sequence ATGGGTGATATGCTTACCAAGCCGGAAACTCAGAAATTCTCGACCGTGTTCGAGACGTCCCACCTGCGTGTAGGGTGCTGCAGTATGCAAGGATGGAGAAAATCGATGGAGGATGCTCATGTCGCGCAGCTGAATCTGAATGGTAACAAAGACCAGGCTTTCTTTGGTGTTTTTGACGGCCATCAATCAGATGAGGCGTCACGCTACTGTAGAGCACACATGCTGGATGAGTTACTCAAGAACATTGCTATATACAAGGATGACATCGCGAAAGCGTTCGAGGTTTCTTTCAAAGAAGCGGACAGCCAAATTTGCAAGAAGTTTGTGTCCAGTGGTACCACTGCAAACTGTGTTTATTTGGCTAAGCAGCGAATAGTTTGTGCAAATGCCGGCGACAGCCGCGCCGTGCTATATCGAGGTGGCAAGGCTGTTCCCCTTAGCGTGGACCACAAGCCCTCGGTCcctgcggaggaggcgagaaTTATCGCCGCTGGGTGTCACGTAGAAAATGGGCGTGTTAACATGGCGCTGGCTGTCAGTAGAGCCTTAGGCGACGTGGACTTTAAATGTTGCACTGGGAAGAGTTGGACGGATCAGGCCGTTACTGCCTGTCCTGATATTACGGTGACACCGTCGCGAAGTGATGATGAGTTCATCGTAATAGGGTGCGATGGCATATGGGATGTATTGTCCAACGAGGAGTGCTGCAACCTTGTGAAAACACTGATCCAAAACAAGGACGTTGACAAGAATGGACATCCTGTTGCAGTGGATATTAGTCTTGTTTGTGAACAGGTTCTTGATCGCTGCCTTGCTCAGTCGAACTCCGTCAAGGCCGGTACCGACAAC
- a CDS encoding U2 small nuclear ribonucleoprotein, putative (TriTrypDB/GeneDB-style sysID: LpmP.35.0540), giving the protein MTDTSNCKEDIPSSVVFEALHLRVTVETVEGDLYKGKLADFDVSRGNIELVDVRHQAKDSTYRFYERVTVRGSNIRIILLPQEMKAAPSLQWRQDSVQQDLTKSLKRTHFLRSVMPPPRPVRTKKGPPKNDKSKQLRRKLR; this is encoded by the coding sequence ATGACAGATACTTCAAATTGTAAGGAGGACATTCCTTCTTCTGTGGTATTTGAGGCCCTGCACTTGAGAGTGACAGTGGAAACCGTTGAGGGTGATCTGTACAAAGGAAAACTGGCAGATTTCGACGTTTCACGAGGAAACATTGAGCTTGTTGATGTCCGGCACCAAGCAAAAGACTCCACTTACAGGTTTTATGAGCGAGTAACAGTTCGCGGCTCGAACATCAGAATTATTTTGCTGCCGCAGGAGATGAAAGCGGCGCCCTctctgcagtggcgccaAGATTCGGTACAGCAGGATCTCACGAAATCGCTAAAGCGCACGCATTTCCTTCGATCGGTcatgcctcctcctcgaccgGTGCGCACAAAGAAGGGACCACCCAAGAACGACAAAAGCAAGCAGTTGCGCAGAAAATTACGCTGA
- a CDS encoding hypothetical protein (TriTrypDB/GeneDB-style sysID: LpmP.35.0550) yields MGFLGFSGDSSESYSLSDNSSKVDDRIKLTYAETVVSLATAFGLVIIVLLDLLYRSTFRHAMLLRVQRETRFDGAYILGKPEGSRARIILENGLKTHAFRIIDPPQYSRVVPAVVSESRDAKKDCVEMLSKVRTILAKSYGRCAELMSMRCCLACVTGALPAEQSERFLRIYERVMFCSHRVNGDEKLVTSDDIRYMHAFFYNNVLKVLQ; encoded by the coding sequence ATGGGCTTCTTAGGCTTCTCAGGAGATTCCTCAGAGAGCTACAGTCTGTCAGACAATAGCAGCAAAGTGGACGACCGAATCAAGCTCACATACGCTGAAACTGTGGTGTCTTTGGCAACTGCTTTTGGCCTTGTGATCATTGTTTTGCTAGATCTTCTTTACCGAAGCACCTTCCGTCATGCAATGCTTCTCAGAGTTCAGCGCGAAACGCGTTTTGACGGTGCCTATATTCTCGGTAAACCAGAAGGAAGCCGTGCGCGGATTATTCTGGAAAACGGGTTGAAAACACATGCGTTTCGTATTATCGATCCTCCTCAGTACTCACGAGTGGTTCCAGCAGTGGTGTCGGAGTCGCGTGACGCAAAGAAGGATTGTGTTGAGATGCTTAGCAAAGTACGTACAATACTAGCTAAGTCGTACGGAAGATGTGCGGAGTTGATGTccatgcgctgctgtcttGCCTGTGTTACGGGCGCTCTTCCAGCTGAGCAGTCGGAAAGGTTTCTTCGAATATATGAAAGGGTCATGTTTTGCTCGCACCGGGTAAATGGAGACGAGAAGCTGGTTACTTCAGATGATATACGGTACATGCATGCATTTTTCTATAATAATGTGCTCAAAGTTTTGCAATGA
- a CDS encoding ubiquitin-like protein, putative (TriTrypDB/GeneDB-style sysID: LpmP.35.0560), translating to MTVTIKLANGNQHTVEVADFNITVAEFKNQIAETLAIPAEEQRIILRGKVLKDEGVLSAIGMEDGNVIHVVRSKKSVATAPATNVSSTPGTSDTVTSLNTQSPATVATQPALPQATANPYAALMSNFGAPQTQQPGFGAAGFPASGNPFANMGMGMGMAGGLGEAGSPTPQQAIELMQNPMMQQMMQQALNNPQFMQYIIQNSPQLAGLPQDQQQAVMEMMRNPYMMQQAMAMMSSLGGTGGMPPATLQAAPTPAVGTGFNSAMFAPPVPQGNPREVYREQLQLLRDMGFPNEEANIAALQQAQGNVQFALERLLGA from the coding sequence atGACTGTCACTATCAAGCTTGCAAACGGCAATCAACATACAGTTGAAGTGGCGGATTTTAACATCACAGTTGCGGAGTTCAAGAATCAAATAGCGGAAACACTAGCGATCCcagcggaggagcagcgcatcatTCTACGTGGAAAAGTGTTGAAGGATGAGGGAGTGCTTTCAGCAATTGGCATGGAGGACGGCAATGTTATACACGTCGTACGAAGCAAGAAGAGTGTAGCCACGGCACCGGCAACGAATGTTTCAAGCACTCCAGGCACCAGTGATACCGTTACATCACTGAATACACAGTCGCCTGCTACTGTAGCCACACAGCCCGCACTCCCACAGGCTACTGCCAATCCATATGCAGCTCTAATGAGTAACTTCGGTGCACCACAGACGCAGCAACCTGGcttcggcgctgctgggttCCCTGCCTCAGGAAACCCTTTTGCAAACATGGGTATGGGTATGGGCATGGCAGGTGGATTGGGTGAAGCTGGCAGCCCCACACCACAGCAGGCAATAGAACTGATGCAGAATCCTATGATGCAACAAATGATGCAACAGGCACTCAACAACCCCCAGTTTATGCAGTACATTATCCAAAACTCTCCGCAACTGGCTGGCCTGCCGCAGGATCAACAGCAGGCTGTTATGGAAATGATGCGAAACCCATACATGATGCAGCAAGCAATGGCAATGATGAGCAGTTTAGGAGGTACAGGCGGTATGCCACCGGCAACTTTGCAGGCTGCACCGACTCCAGCCGTAGGAACTGGGTTCAACTCTGCGATGTTTGCGCCCCCCGTGCCACAAGGTAATCCGCGGGAAGTTTATCGAGAGcagttgcagctgctgcgagaTATGGGATTCCCCAACGAGGAAGCGAACATTGCTGCTCTTCAACAGGCTCAGGGCAACGTGCAGTTCGCACTGGAGCGGCTTCTTGGTGCTTGA
- a CDS encoding cell division related protein kinase 2 (TriTrypDB/GeneDB-style sysID: LpmP.35.0570), translated as MSSFGRVTTRGGDSGTRDSLDRYNRLDVLGEGTYGVVYRAVDKITGQYVALKKVRLDRTEEGIPQTALREVSILQEFDHPNIVNLLDVICSDGKLYLVFEYVEADLKKALEKQEGGYSGMDLKRLIYQLLDGLYFCHRHRIIHRDLKPANILLTSANILKLADFGLARAFQVPMHTYTHEVVTLWYRAPEILLGEKHYTPAVDIWSVGCIFAELARRKVLFRGDSEIGQLFEIFQVLGTPADAEGSWPGVSRLPDYRDVFPKWTAKRLGQVLPELHQDAIDLLSKMLKYDPRERISAKEALQHPWFSDLRW; from the coding sequence ATGTCATCGTTTGGCCGAGTTACCACCCGGGGCGGCGATTCTGGGACACGTGACAGCCTTGATCGGTACAATCGCTTGGATGTTTTGGGAGAGGGTACTTATGGCGTAGTTTACCGCGCTGTCGACAAAATCACTGGACAGTACGTTGCTCTAAAGAAAGTACGACTTGATCGCACCGAGGAGGGCATTCCGCAgactgcgctgcgcgaggtgtCAATTCTGCAAGAGTTCGATCACCCCAACATCGTGAACTTGCTCGACGTCATTTGTTCGGACGGAAAGCTCTACCTTGTCTTCGAGTATGTGGAGGCGGATCTCAAAAAGGCACTTGAAAAACAGGAAGGGGGCTACTCTGGAATGGATCTAAAGCGTCTTATCTATCAGCTTTTAGATGGTCTTTACTTTTGTCACCGCCATCGCATCATCCACCGTGATCTGAAGCCGGCTAATATCCTCCTGACATCGGCGAACATACTCAAGCTGGCTGATTTTGGTCTCGCCCGTGCGTTCCAAGTGCCCATGCACACCTACACGCACGAGGTGGTCACGCTGTGGTACCGTGCTCCTGAGATTCTTCTCGGTGAGAAACACTACACTCCTGCCGTGGATATTTGGAGTGTCGGCTGCATTTTTGCCGAGCTGGCCCGCCGAAAAGTTCTTTTCCGTGGTGACAGCGAAATTGGGCAATTATTTGAGATTTTTCAAGTGCTGGGGACTCCTGCTGACGCCGAGGGGTCCTGGCCAGGTGTGTCGCGCCTGCCCGACTACCGCGACGTATTTCCTAAGTGGACCGCAAAGCGGCTGGGACAGGTGCTACCAGAACTTCATCAGGACGCTATTGACCTTCTCTCTAAGATGCTCAAGTACGACCCGCGGGAGCGCATATCAGCCAAGGAAGCCCTCCAGCACCCGTGGTTCAGCGACCTTCGATGGTAG
- a CDS encoding hypothetical protein (TriTrypDB/GeneDB-style sysID: LpmP.35.0580), which yields MSAATAKMAATGYDRDVAVKVAEENYSLQKRLARMEREEQQQRRAADYDSRFEGTADTIANDRMRRRNNALQDEIAELESQLRELQMINIIDLQHEYTRLDNRRAYLLNELAGLRRILANQRKDVKRATRTVNSQHELRRQNSVEHASSIEDIQMFREKRESLAKETQHLIAKERHLKSKLETLPAPGEDHEVVASHLREDNEKKDHTIARLEATLKEEQQKAGAQLAEANSSDDIQRLREEYVQLNDQLRRSKR from the coding sequence atGTCGGCCGCCACTGCTAAGATGGCGGCGACTGGATATGATCGCGACGTTGCTGTCAAGGTGGCGGAGGAAAACTACAGTCTTCAGAAGAGACTTGCGCGaatggagagggaagaacagcagcagaggcgggcGGCCGACTACGACTCTCGCTTTGAGGGCACTGCTGACACAATTGCCAACGATAGGATGCGGCGCCGAAACAACGCACTTCAGGATGAAATTGCTGAGCTGGAGAGCCAGCTGAGGGAGCTGCAGATGATCAATATCATCGACCTGCAGCATGAGTACACTCGTCTAGATAACCGCCGTGCATACCTTCTGAACGAACTTGCCGGCCTCCGACGCATTCTCGCTAATCAGCGCAAAGATGTGAAGCGAGCCACTCGGACGGTCAACAGTCAGCACGAGCTCCGTCGCCAAAACAGCGTGGAGCATGCCTCATCCATCGAGGACATTCAAATGttcagagagaagagggagtcACTAGCCAAGGAAACCCAACACTTGATCGCAAAGGAGCGCCACTTAAAGTCAAAACTTGAGACGCTTCCCGCACCAGGGGAGGATCACGAGGTCGTGGCTAGCCACCTCAGGGAGGATAACGAAAAGAAGGACCACACCATTGCGCGACTGGAGGCGACCCTaaaggaagagcagcagaaagcAGGCGCCCAGCTCGCTGAGGCGAACTCCTCTGATGATATTCAACGCCTGCGAGAGGAGTATGTCCAGTTGAACGACCAGCTCAGGCGCAGCAAGCGGTAA
- the MEFG gene encoding Mitochondrial elongation factor G, putative (TriTrypDB/GeneDB-style sysID: LpmP.35.0590), protein MRRSALAYVLRSSIPLLATPAFLEYVKHMRNIGISAHIDSGKTTLSERILFYSGRIGKIHEVKGGTEVGATMDSMELEKERGITIRSAATQCRWKSSTINIIDTPGHVDFTIEVERALRVLDGAILLMCAVGGVQSQTLTVDRQMKRYGVPRICFINKLDRDNANPQRALKQAQERLGINAFFIQLNMGIAQDFEGVVDLIDEKAIYFDGPFGETIRYEPVPSYIKEDVNAARKELVSRLAECDEEMESIFLNDQEPTAAQIHAAIRRATIANKFVPVMVGSAYRNKGVQLLLDAVERYLPSPEERHNSGYRVKRVKDEDGNVSNVKDGEVALLTDDEKPLVALVFKIEETKKSGLSNYVRVYQGKMRKEHLMNIRTGKNFLPPKLVRMHADSAEVVDEVRAGDICAIQGEVDASSGDTLMKAGPQAGSQLFSCEDMYVPPRVISASLRTKDDKEHSRVRERMLAFMREDPTFVYYRNSETNEDIVEGMGELHLDIYVERLKREYGLQVELGKPTVNYREIITKRQEFDFVFKRQSGGAGQWAHLKGYVEPLPIDMSVEKGVKNKATTRCSNGDIRESLQKTVVKQLERKIFVKGELMHAPVWGVHFHLSGGAMHEVDSNDQAFKNATQELWETLLLRLKPTLVEPFMDVEMTVPATNMTDVATEFSKREGVVTETTVNGPDAVIRGETALDTMFGFISDLRRLTKGQGDFSMQFKEYRPMQQYKAQMRMDERNSDLGRKSFKLPD, encoded by the coding sequence ATGCGCAGAAGCGCTCTGGCCtacgtgctgcgcagcagcatcccgCTCCTCGCAACTCCCGCTTTCCTAGAGTATGTAAAGCACATGCGCAACATTGGTATCAGTGCTCACATTGATAGCGGCAAAACAACGCTGAGCGAGCGCATTCTCTTCTACTCTGGTCGCATCGGAAAGATCCACGAGGTGAAAGGCGGCACCGAAGTCGGCGCCACAATGGACTCCATGGAGCTAGAGAAGGAGCGCGGCATCACTATTCGCTCCGCCGCGACGCAGTGTCGctggaagagcagcaccatcaaCATCATCGATACCCCCGGTCATGTCGACTTCACCATCGAAGTGGAGCGCGCCCTTCGCGTGCTGGATGGCGCTATCCTGCTCATGTGCGCCGTTGGCGGTGTGCAGAGCCAGACGCTGACGGTGGATCGTCAGATGAAGCGGTACGGGGTACCGCGCATCTGCTTCATTAACAAGCTTGATCGCGACAACGCGAACCCACAACGGGCACTAAAGCAAGCGCAGGAGCGTCTGGGCATCAACGCCTTCTTTATCCAGCTGAACATGGGCATTGCACAGGACTTTGAAGGCGTCGTCGACCTCATCGATGAGAAGGCCATTTATTTTGACGGCCCTTTTGGTGAGACCATCCGTTACGAGCCGGTGCCGAGCTACATCAAAGAGGACGTGAACGCCGCACGCAAGGAGCTCGTGAGCCGCCTAGCCGAGTGCGACGAGGAAATGGAGTCTATCTTTCTGAATGACCAGGAGCCGACAGCTGCGCAGATCCATGCTGCCATTCGCCGCGCTACCATCGCCAATAAGTTTGTGCCCGTGATGGTCGGTTCGGCGTACCGGAACAaaggcgtgcagctgctcctggaCGCGGTGGAGCGCTACCTGCCGTCACCAGAGGAGCGCCACAACTCCGGCTATCGGGTGAAGCGTGTCAAGGACGAGGACGGTAACGTGTCGAACGTGAAGGAtggcgaggtggcgctgctgacggaTGACGAGAAGCCGCTGGTGGCTCTCGTTTTCAAGATCGAGGAAACAAAGAAGTCGGGGCTGTCCAACTACGTGCGAGTGTACCAGGGGAAGATGCGGAAGGAACACTTGATGAATATCCGCACCGGCAAGAACTTCTTACCTCCAAAGCTTGTGCGCATGCATGCGGATAGCGCCGAGGTTGTGGACGAGGTACGCGCTGGTGACATTTGTGCCATTCAGGGTGAGGTGGACGCGTCCTCAGGTGACACTCTAATGAAGGCCGGACCGCAGGCTGGATCGCAGCTTTTTTCGTGCGAGGACATGTACGTCCCGCCGCGCGTCATCTCAGCCTCACTCAGGACGAAGGATGACAAGGAGCATTCCAGGGTACGGGAGCGTATGCTCGCCTTCATGCGAGAAGACCCCACATTTGTGTACTACCGCAACTCAGAGACGAACGAGGACATTGTAGAAGGCATGGGTGAGCTGCACCTTGACATTTATGTCGAGCGGCTGAAGCGAGAATACGGACTGCAGGTGGAACTCGGCAAACCAACGGTCAACTACCGCGAGATTATCACGAAGCGGCAGGAGTTCGACTTTGTCTTCAAGCGGCAAAGCGGAGGTGCGGGCCAGTGGGCGCATCTGAAGGGCTACGTCGAGCCGCTGCCAATCGATATGTCGGTCGAGAAGGGCGTCAAGAACAAAGCGACGACACGCTGCTCGAACGGTGACATCCGTGAGTCGCTGCAGAAGACGGTggtgaagcagctggagcgcaAGATTTTCGTGAAGGGTGAGCTGATGCACGCACCTGTTTGGGGGGTGCACTTCCACTTGAGCGGTGGCGCCATGCACGAGGTGGACTCGAACGATCAGGCCTTCAAGAACGCGACACAGGAGCTGTgggagacgctgctgctgaggctgaAGCCGACACTTGTGGAGCCATTCATGGATGTTGAGATGACAGTGCCTGCGACGAACATGACTGATGTGGCGACCGAGTTCTCAAAGCGAGAGGGTGTGGTGACCGAGACAACTGTAAATGGTCCCGATGCAGTGATCCGTGGGGAAACGGCACTGGACACCATGTTCGGCTTTATTTCTGACCTTCGACGACTCACGAAGGGTCAGGGTGACTTTAGCATGCAGTTTAAGGAATATCGGCCGATGCAGCAGTACAAGGCGCAAATGCGAATGGATGAGCGCAATAGTGATCTTGGTCGCAAGTCTTTCAAGCTTCCGGACTAA
- a CDS encoding translation Initiation factor eIF-4e-like, putative (TriTrypDB/GeneDB-style sysID: LpmP.35.0620): MSATHALRDKWFVSFLPLLTADMVNTDYKGNWQLAAQERTQKLDWITSVEELWSTMNSLPKVHQLGMGSTLIFTRNNKEPPSYEAYPNGSRIMINLLRPPTTDTGLELVLAVVMGETVAEKASDGKPVCDVLRIAARPSREHSEQIRVEVWLSDSTRSHAVAEFFAEAMKEKGLAANSYNIAEASFDAAASSKDKKVLTASTVLSPALPPMVKD; the protein is encoded by the coding sequence ATGTCCgctacacacgcactgcgCGACAAGTGGTTTGTTAGttttctgccgctgctgacggcggATATGGTCAACACAGACTACAAGGGCAACTGGCAATTAGCAGCACAGGAGCGCACGCAGAAGCTCGACTGGATTACGTCGGTAGAGGAGCTGTGGTCTACAATGAACTCGCTCCCCAAGGTGCATCAGCTAGGCATGGGGAGCACACTCATATTTACACGCAACAACAAAGAGCCGCCGAGCTACGAAGCGTATCCGAATGGCTCGCGTATCATGATTAATCTCCTGAGGCCACCGACGACGGATACCGGTCTCGAGTTGGTGCTGGCTGTTGTGATGGGAGAGACGGTAGCGGAGAAGGCCAGCGATGGGAAACCTGTGTGCGATGTGCTGCGCATTGCGGCCCGTCCTAGCCGCGAACACTCGGAGCAGATTCGTGTGGAGGTGTGGCTTAGTGACTCTACCCGCTCTCACGCCGTCGCGGAGTTTTTCGCAGAGGCgatgaaggaaaagggcTTAGCTGCCAATTCGTATAATATCGCGGAGGCCAGCTTTGACGCTGCAGCCTCCAGTAAGGATAAGAAGGTGCTGACTGCCTCCACTGTGCTGAGCCCTGCATTGCCCCCCATGGTGAAGGATTAG
- a CDS encoding ubiquitin/ribosomal protein S27a, putative (TriTrypDB/GeneDB-style sysID: LpmP.35.0630), protein MQIFIKNAAGRTVAVRVSAEDTVASLKVQANVTVGNLFFAGMCLAEEETLAAYGLSQESTVDVVVPVEGGKGKKKKKRIFTKPKKPTHRHKLEKMRALKYFKVTENDDGSYKVERMRQDCPHPQCGAGVYMAQHKDRQYCGKCHLTYRAESK, encoded by the coding sequence atgcAGATCTTCATCAAGAACGCCGCCGGGCGCACGGTGGCTGTTCGCGTGTCCGCCGAGGACACCGTCGCGTCCCTCAAGGTCCAGGCCAATGTGACGGTGGGAAACCTCTTCTTCGCGGGCATGTGCCTtgctgaggaggagacgcTCGCCGCTTACGGCCTGTCCCAGGAGTCCACTGTAGATGTTGTCGTCCCGGTGGAGGGTGGTAagggcaagaagaagaagaagcgcatctTCACGAAGCCAAAGAAGCCGACGCACCGGCACAAACTGGAGAAGATGCGGGCGCTCAAGTACTTCAAGGTGACGGAGAACGACGACGGCTCCTACAAGGTGGAGCGCATGCGTCAGGACTGCCCGCACCCCCAGTGCGGCGCGGGTGTGTACATGGCTCAGCACAAGGACCGTCAGTACTGCGGCAAGTGCCACCTGACCTACAGAGCGGAGAGCAAGTAA
- a CDS encoding DNAJ protein-like protein (TriTrypDB/GeneDB-style sysID: LpmP.35.0640), giving the protein MMTSNYNSTSSDTFAVDDLFGSISANTSASPSGTSASPLHFSSFAPATPKVTSSATTDTVSSVLNDLFAAPTIASTGQSENYGKPGAMQAMIYVDRSSDSAEDGVTNLFDLSKPVKKDKYNNAESLLEAFERQGKKSVSGGRYADEGETLANLTRNKDDNKVRARLLALMNYYDVLGVAPTASEEEIKHSYKKKALELHPDRVGRNQTPEEAELFKVITKANEVLSDAEQRRLYDTSLVDVAGQSATTASAADWWNHMQS; this is encoded by the coding sequence ATGATGACGTCCAATTATAACAGCACCAGTAGTGACACCTTTGCGGTGGACGACTTGTTTggcagcatcagcgccaACACCTCTGCCAGCCCCTCAGGAACCAGTGCGTCACCCTTGCatttctcttccttcgcccCGGCGACCCCAAAGGTTACCTCTTCAGCTACTACCGACACCGTTTCGAGTGTGCTGAATGACCTCTTCGCAGCTCCGACTATTGCATCGACTGGCCAGAGCGAAAACTACGGCAAGCCGGGTGCGATGCAGGCTATGATTTACGTGGACAGAAGCAGTGACAGTGCGGAGGACGGTGTGACAAACTTGTTTGACCTATCGAAGCCGGTGAAGAAGGACAAGTACAACAATGCAGAGAGTCTCCTGGAGGCCTTCGAACGGCAAGGCAAGAAAAGCGTTAGTGGCGGCAGGTACGCCGACGAGGGTGAGACACTCGCCAACCTGACGCGAAACAAAGACGACAACAAAGTTCGAGCCCGATTGCTGGCGCTCATGAACTACTACGACGTGCTTGGCGTTGCCCCTACGGcatcggaggaggagatcaaGCACAGCTACAAGAAGAAAGCCCTGGAGCTCCACCCTGACCGCGTCGGTCGAAATCAAACTCCGGAGGAGGCAGAACTGTTCAAGGTAATCACCAAAGCCAACGAGGTGCTTTCAGacgcggagcagcgccgtctgTACGACACGAGTCTTGTCGATGTTGCTGGACAGTCAGCGACgaccgcatcagcagcagactGGTGGAATCACATGCAGAGCTGA
- a CDS encoding mitochondrial ATP synthase epsilon chain, putative (TriTrypDB/GeneDB-style sysID: LpmP.35.0650): MFRRSLMALNWRDHGISYVKYLNVATEALHMATKDKVRARYSRYSSPNYISVKNDGTGVMEEVKKVPTFTKDY; this comes from the coding sequence ATGTTCCGCCGCTCCCTTATGGCCCTTAACTGGCGTGATCACGGCATCAGCTACGTCAAGTACCTTAATGTTGCGACCGAGGCACTCCACATGGCCACCAAGGATAAGGTGCGCGCCAGGTATTCGCGCTACTCTTCTCCCAACTACATTTCGGTGAAGAATGACGGCACTGGCGTAATGGAGGAGGTAAAGAAGGTGCCCACCTTCACTAAGGACTACTAA